A section of the Triticum dicoccoides isolate Atlit2015 ecotype Zavitan chromosome 7A, WEW_v2.0, whole genome shotgun sequence genome encodes:
- the LOC119334622 gene encoding myb-like protein I codes for MDPIVNQGWTSSEVEEACSLIARLNTNKIMYDSNDDKNKKHNYIMNSLHALFPSKTMKQVTDLYIDLAVKMHMTQWREGTHVTSGSPQNIFTFCDPVNGNYELPMDENGASSTHGIYTMGDHANENFGVREEATIIDNNGLSFGCPMENRGITVTGEAPLMADNNKMEVLENNISIDQPVVAAHQWGFWTDEEHSMGGLVNENFEAQEDEDTTMDDNGFSFRCRLEDTRIRKTEEAPVMVDKNKMVVLENNTSVDRPAVAAHQRKFWTKEEHKSFLYGLEVYGRGDWKNISKHFVTTKTPVQVSSHAQKFFKRIQKKASSGTKRYSINDVRIHDNELLAANNSSVTRQALSFTGLNNDPSFKLQAPTSSSTVMNNQAQCSPSIYNQQVGHQPMWSEQQMMGSVAAVMDGVGNYVPDGQQGSAYFYLGNV; via the exons ATGGATCCAATAGTCAACCAGGGGTGGACCTCATCCGAGGTAGAGGAGGCATGCTCACTCATTGCTAGGCTCAATACCAACAAAATCATGTATGACAGTAACGATGACAAGAACAAGAAGCACAACTACATCATGAATTCTCTCCATGCATTGTTCCCTTCAAAGACCATGAAACAGGTAACAGATCTTTATATTGATCTCGCCGTGAAAATGCATATGACCCAATGGAGGGAGGGGACCCATGTTACTAGTGGTAGCCCGCAAAACATTTTCACCTTTTGTGACCCTGTCAACGGTAACTATGAGCTACCAATGGACGAGAATGGTGCTAGCAGCACACATGGTATCTACACCATGGGCGACCATGCGAATGAAAACTTTGGTGTACGAGAGGAAGCAACAATCATCGACAATAATGGATTGTCCTTTGGTTGTCCTATGGAGAATAGGGGGATCACGGTGACGGGTGAGGCACCGCTGATGGCAGACAATAACAAGATGGAGGTGTTGGAGAACAATATTTCCATAGACCAACCAGTTGTTGCCGCACATCAATGGGGTTTTTGGACTGACGAGGAACACAG CATGGGCGGCCTTGTTAATGAAAACTTTGAGGCACAAGAGGATGAGGACACAACCATGGATGATAATGGATTTTCATTTCGTTGCAGACTGGAGGATACAAGAATCCGGAAGACGGAGGAGGCTCCGGTGATGGTAGACAAGAACAAGATGGTGGTCTTGGAGAACAATACTTCCGTTGATCGACCAGCTGTTGCCGCACATCAACGGAAGTTTTggaccaaagaggaacacaa GTCATTTCTTTATGGGCTGGAAGTCTATGGCCGTGGCGACTGGAAAAACATATCCAAGCACTTCGTCACCACTAAGACCCCTGTCCAAGTTTCAAGCCATGCACAAAAGTTTTTCAAGAGAATACAGAAAAAGGCATCGTCAGGGACAAAGCGTTACAGCATCAATGATGTCAGGATCCATGACAATGAGCTATTGGCAGCAAATAATAGTtctgtcacccggcaagccctttctTTCACCGGCCTCAACAATGACCCAAGCTTTAAGTTGCAGGCTCCGACGAGCTCGTCAACAGTCATGAACAACCAAGCTCAGTGCTCCCCTTCCATATATAATCAACAAGTGGGTCATCAGCCAATGTGGAGTGAGCAGCAGATGATGGGTTCTGTTGCAGCTGTTATGGACGGGGTAGGAAACTATGTGCCAGATGGCCAACAAGGGTCAGCTTATTTTTATCTTGGCAATGTATGA